GACCTGCTGTGTCACGAGGGCTCCTCCCCTTCGGCGCCGCCGCCGCGGCTCGTCGGCGGGCACGTCTCGACGATACGACATGCCTGCCTGGGGCAATGAGTTGTCCACAGGCGTTCCCCGGAGCCCCCACAGCTCCGAAAACGGTCGTACGTGGTGCTCTCCGGGCCGGCCGGCAGCTACGCCGTCCATGTCACCTCGCCTGGCTCCAGGTGCAGCGCTACGGCGAGCCCGTGCCGGCCCTACGGCTGCGCGGCCTCGAACCGGCAGCCTCGTACAAATGACTCGAAACGGGCGAAGTTCACCGAGGGGCCGTGCTGCTGCATCACGGTCTTCACCTCGGCCTGCACGGGGATCTGGACGCCGCGGTCGCCCGGCTTAAGCGGAAGTAGTCGTTCTGTCCGAATAGGGAGCTTCGGCCGCTAAGGCGTAACGTGCCCCGATCGTAAGGGAGATGAGGTCGGGGTGCGTGACCATCGTCATATCCGTGACGATGTGTTGTTGCCATGTTCACGTAATTCGCGCGTTATTCAGGCCCATTGAGGAATGCGGGAGATCGGTAATCCACGCTCGGTGACGGCACTTGTGCCGACGCGTCAGGGAAAACACCGTTCCCGCGCAACCGCAAGCTTGTCCTATTGCGTCTCGGTCGCTTACGTTCCACACCAATCCGGACGGACGCCTAATCCTGCCGCCGCCCGGAGTCCGCACACACTGACCCGACGTACGGCAGGAGCGGGGGACCCACAGGTAAGACGCCTGTTCCGGTTCCCGGAACGGCTTGGGGTTAAGTCGCGCCACGGCGCGGCCGGGCATCTCCAGCTCGCACCCGACAGCTCACCTCGCAGGCGACGGAGAGGAATTCGCCATGCCCGCGAAGGGTAAGCACCGCCGCCCCAAGACTCAGCGTTTCACCCGCTCCATCGCCGTCGCCGGAACCGGCGGGGCCGCTCTCGCCCTGCCGCTCATGGGGGCCGCCGGCGCCCACGCCGCCACCCCGCAGTCGGCTCCGGAAAAGGCCGTCCAGTCCGCCCCGGCAGCCGAGAAGAAGGCCGCCGAAAAGGCCAACGGCCCCCGCACGTACACCGTGAAGGCCGGCGACTACCTCGCGAAGATCGCCGACGACCAGAACGTCAGCGGCGGCTGGAAGAAGCTCTACTCGGACAACCGTGACGCCGTCGGCTCCGACCCGTCGCTGATCCACCCGGGCCTGAAGCTGTCGATCGGCAAGAAGGCCGCGAGCGCTCCGAAGGCCTCGGCCCCGTCCGCTCCGAAGGCCTCGGCCCAGAAGCCGTCCGCCGAGTCGGCCCCGAAGGCCGAGACCGCCGCCAAGCCGGCCGCCGCCAAGCCCGCCGCCGAGAGCAACTCCAGCGGCTACGCCCTCCCGGTGGACGGTGCCACCGTCAGCACCCCGTACCGCATGTCCGGCAGCATGTGGTCCAGCGGCTACCACACCGGTGTCGACTTCGTCGTCCCGACCGGCACCTCCCTCAAGGCCGTCGGCGCGGGCGAGGTCGTCTCCGCCGGC
The Streptomyces tuirus genome window above contains:
- a CDS encoding M23 family metallopeptidase is translated as MPAKGKHRRPKTQRFTRSIAVAGTGGAALALPLMGAAGAHAATPQSAPEKAVQSAPAAEKKAAEKANGPRTYTVKAGDYLAKIADDQNVSGGWKKLYSDNRDAVGSDPSLIHPGLKLSIGKKAASAPKASAPSAPKASAQKPSAESAPKAETAAKPAAAKPAAESNSSGYALPVDGATVSTPYRMSGSMWSSGYHTGVDFVVPTGTSLKAVGAGEVVSAGWGGAYGNQVVIKLNDGHYAQYAHLSQLSVSAGQTVTAGQQVGLSGATGNVTGPHLHFEIRTTPDYGSDVDPVAFLRSHGVSVG